A window from Bufo bufo chromosome 1, aBufBuf1.1, whole genome shotgun sequence encodes these proteins:
- the LOC120991489 gene encoding interferon-inducible GTPase 5-like isoform X3, whose translation MDSSFDIITEEEVQEINSALEDGDLCKATEKLSESLKEIENAPLNIAITGESGTGKSTFVNAIRGMDDEEEGSARTGVVETTNEPMPYPHLQYPNVTVWDLPGIGTPNFEAENYLQSVEFSRYDFFIIMSSERFKQNDILLAKAIQAMDKKFYFVRSKVDSDLLASQKRRKKTYNEQNILNEIRDYCIQSLKEGGIIEPQVFLLSCLDLDKYDFLEMQDTLEKELPKHKRHVFLISLPTISLPILQKKREALRKDIWKLATLSGAVAAVPIPGLSVACDIGILVKAMINYRKAFGLDEPSLKKLANRFGKDVSELKSVIKSPLVIQEINKELVANLLARGAAGGLMVVEYAASTIPVFGTMAAGGISFGTTYWMLSGFLKEIAEDAVRVLTKALESPV comes from the coding sequence ATGGATTCTTCTTTTGACATCATTACCGAAGAGGAAGTGCAAGAAATTAACTCTGCTTTAGAAGATGGGGACCTCTGCAAAGCAACCGAGAAACTCAGTGAGTCCCTTAAGGAAATTGAAAATGCCCCATTAAACATTGCCATCACAGGAGAATCGGGAACAGGAAAGTCCACTTTTGTCAATGCTATTCGTGGGATGGATGATGAAGAAGAAGGCTCTGCCAGAACTGGTGTGGTGGAGACAACCAATGAGCCCATGCCATACCCTCACCTGCAGTATCCTAACGTGACTGTTTGGGATCTTCCAGGAATAGGAACTCCAAATTTCGAAGCCGAAAATTATCTTCAGTCTGTCGAGTTCAGTCGATACGACTTTTTTATCATCATGTCATCAGAACGCTTCAAGCAAAATGACATACTCCTGGCGAAGGCGATTCAGGCTATGGACAAGAAATTCTACTTTgtgagatccaaagtcgattccgaCTTACTGGCCTCCCAGAAACGAAGGAAGAAGACATACAATGAGCAGAACATACTTAATGAAATTCGAGATTACTGCATTCAAAGTCTCAAAGAAGGAGGAATAATCGAGCCTCAAGTTTTTCTCCTCTCATGCCTGGATCTGGACAAGTACGACTTCCTAGAAATGCAGGACACTCTAGAAAAGGAGCTTCCGAAACATAAGAGACACGTATTCCTGATCTCTCTACCTACCATTTCTCTGCCTATTCTTCAAAAGAAGCGTGAGGCTCTGAGGAAGGACATCTGGAAGTTGGCTACTCTTTCTGGTGCAGTGGCTGCAGTCCCGATCCCAGGCCTGTCTGTAGCCTGTGACATAGGAATCTTGGTGAAAGCCATGATAAACTACCGGAAAGCTTTTGGCTTGGATGAGCCCTCTCTAAAAAAGTTGGCCAACAGGTTTGGTAAAGACGTCAGCGAGTTGAAATCAGTGATCAAGTCCCCCTTAGTCATACAAGAGATAAACAAAGAGCTGGTCGCCAATTTGCTAGCCAGAGGGGCAGCAGGGGGTCTTATGGTAGTTGAGTATGCTGCTAGCACTATCCCAGTGTTTGGTACCATGGCAGCAGGGGGCATCTCGTTTGGTACCACTTACTGGATGCTCTCTGGCTTCCTTAAAGAAATTGCTGAAGATGCAGTGCGTGTCCTTACCAAGGCTTTAGAGTCGCCTGTTTAA
- the LOC120991489 gene encoding interferon-inducible GTPase 5-like isoform X2 — protein sequence MDSSFDIITEEEVQEINSALEDGDLCKATEKLSESLKEIENPPIDIITEEEVQEINSALEDGDLCKATEKLSESLKEIENAPLNIAITGESGTGKSTFVNAIRGMDDEEEGSARTGVVETTNEPMPYPHLQYPNVTVWDLPGIGTPNFEAENYLQSVEFSRYDFFIIMSSERFKQNDILLAKAIQAMDKKFYFVRSKVDSDLLASQKRRKKTYNEQNILNEIRDYCIQSLKEGGIIEPQVFLLSCLDLDKYDFLEMQDTLEKELPKHKRHVFLISLPTISLPILQKKREALRKDIWKLATLSGAVAAVPIPGLSVACDIGILVKAMINYRKAFGLDEPSLKKLANRFGKDVSELKSVIKSPLVIQEINKELVANLLARGAAGGLMVVEYAASTIPVFGTMAAGGISFGTTYWMLSGFLKEIAEDAVRVLTKALESPV from the coding sequence GACATCATTACCGAAGAGGAAGTGCAAGAAATTAACTCTGCTTTAGAAGATGGGGACCTCTGCAAAGCAACCGAGAAACTCAGTGAGTCCCTTAAGGAAATTGAAAATGCCCCATTAAACATTGCCATCACAGGAGAATCGGGAACAGGAAAGTCCACTTTTGTCAATGCTATTCGTGGGATGGATGATGAAGAAGAAGGCTCTGCCAGAACTGGTGTGGTGGAGACAACCAATGAGCCCATGCCATACCCTCACCTGCAGTATCCTAACGTGACTGTTTGGGATCTTCCAGGAATAGGAACTCCAAATTTCGAAGCCGAAAATTATCTTCAGTCTGTCGAGTTCAGTCGATACGACTTTTTTATCATCATGTCATCAGAACGCTTCAAGCAAAATGACATACTCCTGGCGAAGGCGATTCAGGCTATGGACAAGAAATTCTACTTTgtgagatccaaagtcgattccgaCTTACTGGCCTCCCAGAAACGAAGGAAGAAGACATACAATGAGCAGAACATACTTAATGAAATTCGAGATTACTGCATTCAAAGTCTCAAAGAAGGAGGAATAATCGAGCCTCAAGTTTTTCTCCTCTCATGCCTGGATCTGGACAAGTACGACTTCCTAGAAATGCAGGACACTCTAGAAAAGGAGCTTCCGAAACATAAGAGACACGTATTCCTGATCTCTCTACCTACCATTTCTCTGCCTATTCTTCAAAAGAAGCGTGAGGCTCTGAGGAAGGACATCTGGAAGTTGGCTACTCTTTCTGGTGCAGTGGCTGCAGTCCCGATCCCAGGCCTGTCTGTAGCCTGTGACATAGGAATCTTGGTGAAAGCCATGATAAACTACCGGAAAGCTTTTGGCTTGGATGAGCCCTCTCTAAAAAAGTTGGCCAACAGGTTTGGTAAAGACGTCAGCGAGTTGAAATCAGTGATCAAGTCCCCCTTAGTCATACAAGAGATAAACAAAGAGCTGGTCGCCAATTTGCTAGCCAGAGGGGCAGCAGGGGGTCTTATGGTAGTTGAGTATGCTGCTAGCACTATCCCAGTGTTTGGTACCATGGCAGCAGGGGGCATCTCGTTTGGTACCACTTACTGGATGCTCTCTGGCTTCCTTAAAGAAATTGCTGAAGATGCAGTGCGTGTCCTTACCAAGGCTTTAGAGTCGCCTGTTTAA
- the LOC120991489 gene encoding interferon-inducible GTPase 5-like isoform X1, which produces MDSSFDIITEEEVQEINSALEDGDLCKATEKLSESLKEIENPSIDIITEEEVQEINSALEDGDLCKATEKLSESLKEIENAPLNIAITGESGTGKSTFVNAIRGMDDEEEGSARTGVVETTNEPMPYPHLQYPNVTVWDLPGIGTPNFEAENYLQSVEFSRYDFFIIMSSERFKQNDILLAKAIQAMDKKFYFVRSKVDSDLLASQKRRKKTYNEQNILNEIRDYCIQSLKEGGIIEPQVFLLSCLDLDKYDFLEMQDTLEKELPKHKRHVFLISLPTISLPILQKKREALRKDIWKLATLSGAVAAVPIPGLSVACDIGILVKAMINYRKAFGLDEPSLKKLANRFGKDVSELKSVIKSPLVIQEINKELVANLLARGAAGGLMVVEYAASTIPVFGTMAAGGISFGTTYWMLSGFLKEIAEDAVRVLTKALESPV; this is translated from the coding sequence GACATCATTACCGAAGAGGAAGTGCAAGAAATTAACTCTGCTTTAGAAGATGGGGACCTCTGCAAAGCAACCGAGAAACTCAGTGAGTCCCTTAAGGAAATTGAAAATGCCCCATTAAACATTGCCATCACAGGAGAATCGGGAACAGGAAAGTCCACTTTTGTCAATGCTATTCGTGGGATGGATGATGAAGAAGAAGGCTCTGCCAGAACTGGTGTGGTGGAGACAACCAATGAGCCCATGCCATACCCTCACCTGCAGTATCCTAACGTGACTGTTTGGGATCTTCCAGGAATAGGAACTCCAAATTTCGAAGCCGAAAATTATCTTCAGTCTGTCGAGTTCAGTCGATACGACTTTTTTATCATCATGTCATCAGAACGCTTCAAGCAAAATGACATACTCCTGGCGAAGGCGATTCAGGCTATGGACAAGAAATTCTACTTTgtgagatccaaagtcgattccgaCTTACTGGCCTCCCAGAAACGAAGGAAGAAGACATACAATGAGCAGAACATACTTAATGAAATTCGAGATTACTGCATTCAAAGTCTCAAAGAAGGAGGAATAATCGAGCCTCAAGTTTTTCTCCTCTCATGCCTGGATCTGGACAAGTACGACTTCCTAGAAATGCAGGACACTCTAGAAAAGGAGCTTCCGAAACATAAGAGACACGTATTCCTGATCTCTCTACCTACCATTTCTCTGCCTATTCTTCAAAAGAAGCGTGAGGCTCTGAGGAAGGACATCTGGAAGTTGGCTACTCTTTCTGGTGCAGTGGCTGCAGTCCCGATCCCAGGCCTGTCTGTAGCCTGTGACATAGGAATCTTGGTGAAAGCCATGATAAACTACCGGAAAGCTTTTGGCTTGGATGAGCCCTCTCTAAAAAAGTTGGCCAACAGGTTTGGTAAAGACGTCAGCGAGTTGAAATCAGTGATCAAGTCCCCCTTAGTCATACAAGAGATAAACAAAGAGCTGGTCGCCAATTTGCTAGCCAGAGGGGCAGCAGGGGGTCTTATGGTAGTTGAGTATGCTGCTAGCACTATCCCAGTGTTTGGTACCATGGCAGCAGGGGGCATCTCGTTTGGTACCACTTACTGGATGCTCTCTGGCTTCCTTAAAGAAATTGCTGAAGATGCAGTGCGTGTCCTTACCAAGGCTTTAGAGTCGCCTGTTTAA